A single genomic interval of Mucilaginibacter robiniae harbors:
- a CDS encoding FeoB-associated Cys-rich membrane protein gives MNFQTVIILLVFAAAVFYVGRMIYKSLVTKKGCGTNCKCGVDFSNIEPDQTAR, from the coding sequence ATGAACTTTCAAACGGTTATTATTCTACTCGTTTTTGCTGCAGCAGTTTTTTACGTAGGCCGTATGATTTACAAAAGTTTGGTTACTAAAAAAGGATGTGGCACCAACTGCAAGTGCGGTGTCGATTTTTCCAATATCGAGCCAGACCAAACAGCCCGTTAA
- the porV gene encoding type IX secretion system outer membrane channel protein PorV — MRIFTCCVLGIFGLMLPGKLWAQGTVSNGGTTTNGSSTNALTTAVPFLTIGPDSRSGGMGDAGVALSPDVNATYWNPSKLAFIEGRDNLSASYSPWLRRLVSDVNLAYLSYARRLDDRNTIGLSLRYFNLGAIQLVDANQSDQGIYRPNEFSIDGSWARKFGQNFSLGLTARYIHSNLANGAFVAGQQTKAGNAFAADVSAYYRIPTRMFDKDALLAFGADISNLGTKISYTNAGQQYFLPANLRIGAANTWYLDDYNQFTLTLDLNKLLVPTPPIRDMEGNIISGKDDDRSVAAGVLQSFSDAPGGFKEELKEISYAPGIEYGYNKQFFLRAGYFYENPDKGNRQYATLGTGFKYDIYNLDLSYLAATQAHSPLANTLRFTISVNFGGQTKR, encoded by the coding sequence ATGAGAATTTTTACTTGCTGTGTTTTAGGGATATTCGGTTTGATGTTGCCAGGTAAACTATGGGCACAAGGTACCGTAAGTAACGGTGGCACCACTACCAACGGCAGTAGCACCAATGCTTTAACCACAGCCGTTCCCTTTTTAACTATTGGCCCAGACTCACGCTCGGGCGGAATGGGGGATGCCGGGGTAGCCTTAAGCCCCGATGTAAATGCCACGTACTGGAATCCCTCCAAACTAGCTTTTATTGAAGGACGTGATAACCTGTCGGCATCTTACAGCCCCTGGCTTCGTCGTTTAGTGTCGGATGTGAACTTAGCTTATCTGAGTTATGCTCGTCGGCTGGACGACCGTAATACCATTGGCCTTTCTTTACGTTATTTCAATCTGGGTGCTATTCAGCTGGTAGATGCCAACCAGAGCGACCAAGGTATATACCGGCCTAACGAGTTTTCGATAGATGGCTCATGGGCGCGTAAGTTCGGGCAAAATTTTTCGTTGGGGCTAACAGCACGTTACATACATTCTAACCTAGCTAATGGTGCCTTTGTAGCCGGGCAGCAAACCAAAGCAGGTAATGCTTTTGCAGCCGATGTTTCGGCTTATTACCGTATACCTACCCGCATGTTCGATAAAGATGCATTGTTGGCTTTCGGAGCTGATATTTCTAACTTAGGTACAAAAATTAGCTATACCAATGCTGGGCAGCAGTATTTTTTGCCGGCTAACCTGCGCATTGGAGCCGCTAATACTTGGTATCTGGATGATTATAATCAGTTTACGTTAACACTAGATTTAAATAAGCTGCTGGTACCTACGCCACCCATCCGCGATATGGAAGGTAACATCATATCGGGTAAAGATGATGACCGTTCGGTAGCTGCCGGTGTGCTGCAATCCTTTAGTGATGCACCCGGTGGTTTTAAGGAAGAACTAAAAGAAATCAGCTACGCACCAGGTATTGAGTACGGATATAATAAGCAGTTCTTTTTAAGAGCGGGTTATTTTTATGAAAACCCTGATAAAGGTAACCGGCAGTATGCTACACTGGGTACCGGCTTTAAGTACGATATTTACAATCTCGATTTATCATACTTAGCGGCTACACAGGCGCATAGTCCGCTAGCCAATACGTTGCGTTTCACGATAAGTGTTAACTTTGGCGGTCAAACTAAAAGATGA
- a CDS encoding AAA family ATPase produces MEELKSNVPVSYSTDIRALNEMIQRESEFIDLLKIEMDKVIVGQKNMVDRLLIGLLADGHILLEGVPGLAKTLAINTLSKAIQADFSRIQFTPDLLPADLLGTMIYNQKKEEFIVRKGPLFANFILADEINRAPAKVQSALLEAMQERQVTISDNTFPLPQPFLVLATQNPIEQEGTYLLPEAQVDRFMLKVVIGYPNKEEEKQIIRANISPQGMRKPNAIIRPEDIIRARKVVREVYMDEKIEQYIIDIVFATRFPDQYKLAKYKNLITYGGSPRASINLALAAKAYAFIKRRGYVIPEDVRAVAHDVMRHRIGLSYEAEAENITSEDIITGILNTIDVP; encoded by the coding sequence ATGGAAGAGTTGAAAAGTAATGTACCGGTTTCCTATTCAACCGACATCCGGGCGCTGAATGAAATGATTCAGCGTGAAAGCGAATTTATTGATTTGCTGAAAATAGAGATGGATAAAGTAATTGTAGGCCAAAAAAATATGGTTGACCGCCTGCTGATTGGCTTACTGGCCGATGGGCATATTTTGCTGGAAGGTGTTCCGGGATTGGCCAAAACCTTAGCAATTAATACCCTTTCGAAAGCCATACAAGCCGATTTTAGCCGTATTCAGTTCACCCCCGACTTGCTACCGGCCGATTTGCTGGGCACCATGATTTATAACCAGAAAAAGGAAGAGTTCATTGTGCGCAAGGGTCCACTGTTTGCCAACTTTATTCTGGCCGATGAAATAAACCGTGCCCCGGCTAAAGTGCAAAGCGCCTTGCTGGAAGCTATGCAGGAACGTCAGGTAACTATCAGTGACAATACTTTCCCGTTGCCGCAACCTTTTCTGGTTTTGGCTACTCAAAACCCTATTGAGCAGGAGGGTACCTACCTGTTGCCCGAAGCTCAGGTTGACCGCTTTATGTTGAAGGTAGTAATTGGCTATCCGAACAAGGAAGAAGAAAAGCAAATTATTCGTGCTAATATATCACCGCAAGGTATGCGGAAGCCTAACGCCATCATTCGTCCGGAAGATATTATTCGTGCCCGTAAGGTAGTGCGTGAAGTGTACATGGATGAGAAGATTGAGCAATACATTATTGATATTGTATTTGCTACCCGCTTTCCTGACCAATACAAACTGGCTAAGTACAAAAACCTGATTACCTACGGCGGTTCGCCGCGAGCCAGTATTAATCTGGCTTTGGCGGCTAAAGCTTATGCCTTTATCAAACGCCGAGGCTATGTGATACCGGAAGATGTACGCGCCGTAGCACATGATGTAATGCGCCACCGCATTGGCCTGAGTTACGAAGCCGAAGCCGAAAATATTACCTCCGAAGATATTATTACCGGAATTCTAAACACTATTGACGTTCCGTAA
- a CDS encoding DUF58 domain-containing protein, giving the protein MAKDTQALLAKVRKIEIKTRGLSSHLFSGEYHSAFKGRGMAFSEVREYQIGDEIRTIDWNVTARFNHPYVKVFDEERELTFMLLMDVSGSEKFGTQQQQKQDLATELCAVLAFSAIQNNDKVGVIFFSDKIEKFIPPKKGRSHILMIIRELIDFKPENKGTNLAEALRYFTGSIKKRCTAFVISDFISPAFEDELKIANKKHDIVALKLYDKHEEEFPDLGLIPVQDEETGELLWVNTSDKEVRAAFSTDAKRRNEQLAEVFKRTGVDYASIGTHESYVKPLMTLFKKRERRP; this is encoded by the coding sequence ATGGCGAAAGACACCCAAGCACTGCTGGCCAAGGTAAGAAAGATTGAGATCAAGACGCGCGGCTTGAGCAGCCATCTCTTTTCGGGCGAGTATCATTCGGCTTTTAAGGGGAGAGGTATGGCCTTTAGTGAGGTGCGTGAATACCAGATAGGCGATGAAATTCGGACTATTGACTGGAACGTAACCGCCCGTTTTAACCATCCTTACGTTAAGGTGTTTGATGAAGAACGCGAGCTGACCTTTATGTTGCTGATGGACGTAAGCGGTTCGGAAAAGTTTGGTACGCAGCAACAGCAAAAGCAGGATTTAGCTACCGAGCTTTGCGCAGTACTGGCTTTTTCGGCTATCCAGAATAATGATAAAGTAGGCGTAATCTTTTTCAGTGATAAGATTGAAAAATTTATCCCGCCCAAAAAAGGTCGGAGCCATATCCTGATGATTATTCGTGAACTGATTGATTTTAAGCCCGAAAATAAAGGAACCAATTTAGCTGAGGCTTTGCGTTACTTTACAGGTTCCATCAAAAAGCGCTGTACCGCTTTCGTGATCTCCGATTTCATCAGTCCGGCGTTTGAGGATGAATTAAAAATAGCGAACAAGAAGCACGACATAGTGGCACTCAAGCTTTATGACAAGCATGAGGAAGAGTTCCCAGACCTGGGCCTCATCCCGGTTCAGGATGAGGAAACCGGCGAGTTGCTATGGGTAAATACCAGCGATAAAGAAGTTCGGGCAGCCTTTAGTACTGATGCCAAACGTCGCAATGAGCAACTGGCTGAGGTGTTCAAGCGCACAGGTGTGGACTATGCCAGCATTGGTACGCACGAATCATACGTAAAACCTTTAATGACCTTATTTAAAAAGCGTGAACGCAGGCCCTAA
- a CDS encoding alpha/beta hydrolase family protein, with amino-acid sequence MNSKYLIVRYIIVLFLTVCAFNGFAATGKWESKVTGSSISYTVTEAKRAVKDFADNYATIVYLENLNIKKIGRNSNAQDVAWLLAQGFRVIELNYAGNQHTVSPIINADIIAINDSIAKGNFCGYKDCSHYQSYVLFEGYRIALNVPYFKDDPTVYNTPEEYTVGDNLNMDIIYPANPAKAVPVILSFSYSNSYATYDAVKKVLTDENRNQRLKEEYTLAAFNDSFLEGAPANGIAWAIADHPKYCPWAKGKPVNGQPDTYKSYETNPDAARKVKSAVRTLHKLGGKLGLADKIGIFGFSRGSTAGSMAIGDRKIPDIEKAGFNIGVSDKVQAAALGPGVFDYTQIYNSLNDGDANLETRCEWAWGKLSENYAKWQTMGSAYLVQSSATAPVIFFYNTDDDHYYQDQIAHLKAKLDSLQVPTSTLVNYGKGHAIPQTAASLNRLYQFFKQYLKPPVVSR; translated from the coding sequence ATGAACTCTAAATATTTAATAGTGCGATATATCATAGTTTTATTCTTAACGGTTTGCGCATTTAATGGCTTTGCCGCTACCGGCAAGTGGGAAAGTAAAGTTACAGGCAGCAGTATTAGCTATACCGTAACTGAAGCCAAAAGGGCAGTGAAAGATTTCGCCGATAATTATGCAACGATAGTATACCTGGAAAATCTGAACATTAAAAAAATCGGGCGGAACAGTAATGCACAAGATGTAGCTTGGCTGTTGGCGCAGGGTTTTCGGGTTATTGAACTTAATTATGCTGGTAACCAACACACGGTTTCGCCCATCATTAATGCAGATATTATTGCTATCAATGATTCTATTGCAAAAGGAAACTTTTGCGGATATAAAGATTGTTCTCATTACCAATCTTACGTACTGTTTGAAGGTTACCGTATAGCACTTAATGTGCCTTATTTTAAAGATGACCCGACGGTATATAACACTCCCGAAGAATATACCGTAGGCGATAACCTGAATATGGATATTATTTATCCGGCCAATCCTGCTAAAGCGGTTCCCGTAATATTATCTTTTTCTTACAGCAATAGCTATGCTACTTACGATGCCGTGAAAAAGGTGCTTACGGATGAGAATAGAAATCAAAGATTAAAGGAGGAATATACGCTAGCTGCATTTAACGATTCTTTTTTAGAAGGTGCGCCTGCCAACGGTATAGCGTGGGCTATAGCTGATCATCCTAAATATTGCCCTTGGGCAAAGGGTAAACCTGTAAATGGACAGCCTGATACCTATAAATCTTACGAAACCAACCCTGATGCTGCACGCAAAGTAAAATCAGCGGTGCGTACCTTACATAAATTGGGAGGTAAATTAGGGCTAGCGGATAAAATAGGAATCTTCGGGTTTTCCCGTGGTTCAACAGCCGGATCAATGGCTATAGGCGATAGGAAAATACCGGATATTGAAAAGGCAGGTTTTAACATTGGTGTTTCAGATAAGGTACAAGCCGCAGCGCTTGGTCCGGGTGTTTTTGATTATACCCAGATATACAATAGTCTGAATGATGGGGATGCTAACCTGGAAACTCGCTGCGAGTGGGCTTGGGGCAAGTTGAGTGAAAATTATGCCAAATGGCAGACTATGGGTTCGGCTTACCTAGTGCAATCGTCAGCGACTGCGCCAGTTATCTTCTTTTACAACACGGATGATGACCATTACTACCAGGATCAGATTGCACATTTGAAAGCTAAGCTAGATTCATTGCAGGTTCCTACGTCAACGCTTGTTAATTATGGTAAAGGTCATGCTATACCTCAAACAGCTGCATCTTTAAACCGGCTTTATCAATTTTTTAAGCAATACTTGAAACCTCCTGTAGTAAGCAGATAG
- the ispF gene encoding 2-C-methyl-D-erythritol 2,4-cyclodiphosphate synthase, translated as MSKIRVGFGFDVHQLKAQHPFVMGGVTLQHHSGAYGHSDADVLVHAICDALLGAANLRDIGYHFSNKDERWRGISSLILLQHVVQLLKDNGWSIGNIDAMICLEAPKINPHIPDMKTHIAQAAGISEEDISIKATTNEQMGFIGREEGVVAYTVCLIEKV; from the coding sequence ATGAGTAAAATACGGGTAGGATTTGGGTTTGATGTGCATCAGTTAAAGGCACAGCACCCTTTTGTTATGGGCGGTGTAACGCTCCAACACCATTCAGGCGCTTATGGGCATTCGGATGCCGATGTGCTGGTACATGCTATTTGCGATGCCCTGCTGGGCGCTGCCAATCTGCGTGATATTGGTTATCATTTCTCTAACAAAGATGAACGCTGGCGTGGTATTAGCAGCTTGATTTTATTGCAGCATGTGGTGCAGTTGCTGAAAGATAACGGATGGAGCATAGGCAATATTGACGCCATGATTTGCCTGGAAGCGCCTAAAATTAATCCGCATATTCCGGATATGAAAACCCATATTGCTCAAGCTGCTGGCATCAGCGAAGAAGATATTTCTATCAAAGCCACCACTAACGAACAGATGGGCTTTATTGGCCGTGAAGAAGGGGTAGTGGCCTACACTGTATGCTTAATTGAAAAAGTTTAA
- a CDS encoding glycosyltransferase, which yields MAHKQIFQADTPNRWNRFKWLSRVLLILLLSGVVAAAVTVTSKQYPSLPNLDLAPQKFSKSEVENLKKSTRYEKFKLQKAQIQKLAHDRRLHQLKQPNNKDRINVGFYRAWEPQAYNSLVEHMARLDMIVTEGFGLIAGADTISVRLDTGLVNLNRTYRKPIVVSLTNYINTSSISGDFDRKDVERIISNPQSRTNFINNIAANLARYKLRGVSLEFDVTNRNSKNYVAFEQELYTNLHAKGFLVTQNVWPDDDSYNINQLQHVNDYLFVMAIDQHNDNSNDGDVSNQHWVEQILDRVCDQVPSNKIILTIAGGGYDWPEGSVGKPMGYQQAVSTAKENHSQIKYNPESANLNYHYYDKDSLQHSVYFTDAATNFNVIRMADDWATGGVALWRLGFEDPRLWTFFQKNLSIDSLKKTGIDLKRLTTVGLNNHIDYDGTGEVLDLVTTPDTGTIKLKMDPSTFTITDQQYIKLPTKYVIRRYGYKPKKVVLTFDDGPDPDYTPRILDILKREKVPAAFFVVGSMVEKNIPLLRREFDEGYEIGNHTFFHPDISTISIPRVNLELNATRKLIESITGRSTILFRPPFNADAEPQTVAEVIPVAESRKQNYINIGESIDPWDWQPGVTADSIVARAIRESKRVDGSMILLHDAGGDTREETVKALPAIIHYFKSQGYQFTTIADLIDKKKDDLMPPIHDDADSGVTGTLYDLFVNGFFYSNLFLIYLFLSAIFLAVGRIILIGILAMRQYLAEKKEVEPIDLSTLPPVSIIVPAYNEEITAVKTIQSLIKLEYPQMEIIFVDDGSKDKTFEVVSLAYSHHPAVQVLTKPNGGKASALNFGISHARYDYVVCIDADTLLKNDAILQLMAYFTDEEIGAIAGTVKVGNETNIITRWQSIEYITAQNMDRRAFDLLNSITVVPGAIGAFRKEAIFKAGGFTTDTLAEDCDLTMRILKQGYIIRNASEAIAYTEAPETINALLKQRFRWSFGVMQSFWKNKDALFNRKYKFFGMVGMPNILIFQIVLPLFSPLADLMMILGIFSAHPWKVFGYYLAFILIDFVVAILAFRMEREKYSKLIYIIPQRFVWRQLMYYILFKSIRRAVKGELSGWGNLKRTGNVKLKDSVTS from the coding sequence ATGGCTCATAAACAAATTTTCCAGGCCGATACTCCTAATCGCTGGAATCGCTTTAAATGGCTTAGCCGTGTTCTGTTGATATTGCTGCTTAGTGGCGTAGTAGCTGCTGCGGTGACGGTTACCTCCAAACAATATCCATCACTGCCTAATTTGGATTTAGCGCCCCAAAAGTTCTCAAAATCTGAGGTTGAAAATTTAAAAAAGTCAACTCGTTATGAGAAGTTTAAACTGCAAAAAGCCCAGATTCAAAAGCTAGCCCATGACCGCCGGTTACACCAGTTAAAGCAGCCGAACAACAAAGACCGCATTAACGTAGGTTTTTACCGTGCCTGGGAGCCGCAGGCTTATAACTCGTTGGTTGAACACATGGCTCGGCTAGACATGATTGTAACTGAAGGCTTTGGCTTAATAGCTGGCGCTGATACCATTTCAGTGCGCCTCGATACAGGTTTAGTTAACTTGAACCGCACCTACCGCAAGCCTATTGTAGTTTCATTAACCAATTACATAAACACCAGCAGTATAAGCGGCGATTTTGACCGGAAAGATGTAGAACGCATTATCAGTAATCCGCAAAGCCGTACTAACTTCATTAACAACATTGCGGCTAATTTGGCCCGTTACAAACTACGTGGTGTTAGTTTAGAATTTGATGTAACTAACCGCAACAGCAAAAACTATGTTGCTTTTGAGCAGGAGTTATATACCAACCTGCACGCCAAAGGCTTTTTAGTAACACAGAACGTATGGCCTGATGATGATTCGTACAACATCAACCAGCTACAGCATGTTAATGATTACTTGTTTGTAATGGCCATTGACCAGCACAACGATAACAGTAATGATGGCGATGTATCTAACCAGCACTGGGTAGAACAAATTCTGGATCGTGTGTGTGACCAGGTACCCAGCAACAAAATCATCCTGACTATTGCTGGTGGTGGTTATGATTGGCCCGAAGGCAGTGTAGGCAAACCAATGGGGTATCAGCAAGCCGTTAGTACAGCAAAAGAAAACCATAGTCAGATTAAATACAACCCAGAATCGGCTAACCTGAACTATCATTATTACGATAAAGACAGCTTACAACATAGCGTTTACTTTACGGATGCGGCTACCAACTTTAATGTGATCCGCATGGCTGATGATTGGGCTACTGGCGGTGTAGCTTTATGGCGGCTAGGCTTTGAAGACCCTCGTTTATGGACATTTTTCCAAAAGAACTTATCTATTGATTCACTCAAAAAAACAGGTATAGATCTAAAACGGCTCACTACCGTAGGACTGAACAACCATATTGATTATGATGGAACCGGCGAAGTACTGGATTTAGTAACCACGCCTGATACCGGCACCATTAAGTTGAAAATGGATCCGTCCACGTTTACCATTACCGATCAACAGTATATTAAACTGCCTACCAAATACGTAATCAGGCGGTACGGGTACAAGCCCAAAAAGGTAGTACTTACGTTTGATGATGGTCCTGACCCGGACTACACCCCACGTATTCTGGATATTTTGAAGCGTGAAAAAGTACCGGCTGCCTTTTTCGTGGTGGGTTCAATGGTAGAAAAAAACATTCCATTGTTACGCCGTGAGTTTGATGAAGGCTATGAAATTGGTAACCATACCTTTTTCCACCCAGATATTTCCACTATCAGCATTCCGCGGGTTAACCTAGAATTGAATGCTACCCGCAAACTCATTGAATCTATTACCGGACGTAGCACCATTTTGTTCAGGCCGCCGTTTAATGCCGATGCAGAACCGCAAACCGTTGCCGAGGTGATACCAGTAGCAGAAAGCCGCAAACAGAATTATATCAACATTGGTGAATCTATAGACCCTTGGGACTGGCAGCCGGGCGTTACAGCTGATAGTATTGTGGCGCGTGCCATACGCGAATCCAAACGGGTGGATGGCAGCATGATTTTGCTGCATGATGCCGGAGGTGACACCCGTGAAGAAACGGTAAAAGCATTACCTGCCATTATTCACTATTTCAAATCGCAAGGGTACCAGTTCACCACTATTGCCGATTTGATTGATAAGAAGAAGGATGATTTAATGCCACCTATTCATGATGATGCCGATAGCGGTGTTACCGGCACTTTGTATGATTTATTCGTGAATGGCTTTTTCTACAGCAACTTATTTTTGATTTACTTGTTCCTGTCGGCTATATTCTTAGCGGTAGGTCGCATTATACTAATTGGTATTCTGGCTATGCGGCAGTATCTTGCTGAGAAGAAAGAAGTAGAGCCAATTGATTTGAGTACACTGCCACCGGTTAGCATTATTGTGCCCGCTTACAATGAAGAAATCACTGCGGTAAAAACCATCCAAAGCTTAATTAAGCTGGAGTATCCGCAAATGGAAATCATTTTTGTGGACGACGGCTCAAAAGATAAAACCTTTGAGGTGGTAAGTTTAGCTTACAGTCACCACCCTGCCGTGCAGGTACTCACCAAGCCTAATGGCGGTAAAGCATCAGCCCTGAACTTTGGCATTAGCCATGCCCGGTATGATTATGTGGTATGTATTGATGCCGATACCTTATTGAAGAATGACGCCATATTGCAGTTGATGGCCTATTTTACTGATGAAGAAATTGGTGCAATAGCCGGTACGGTTAAAGTAGGTAACGAAACTAATATTATTACCCGCTGGCAATCTATCGAGTACATTACGGCACAAAACATGGACCGCCGTGCATTCGATTTACTAAATAGCATTACCGTAGTACCCGGTGCAATCGGCGCTTTCCGTAAGGAAGCTATTTTCAAAGCTGGCGGTTTTACTACCGACACCCTGGCCGAAGATTGCGATTTAACCATGCGTATTTTAAAGCAAGGCTACATCATCCGTAATGCCAGCGAGGCTATTGCTTATACCGAAGCCCCCGAAACCATTAACGCTCTGCTAAAACAGCGTTTCCGCTGGAGCTTTGGCGTGATGCAAAGCTTCTGGAAAAATAAGGATGCGCTGTTTAACCGCAAGTACAAGTTTTTCGGCATGGTGGGTATGCCTAATATCCTGATTTTTCAAATCGTACTACCCCTGTTTTCGCCATTGGCCGATTTAATGATGATATTGGGCATCTTCAGTGCACACCCCTGGAAGGTATTTGGCTACTACCTGGCTTTCATCCTGATTGATTTTGTGGTAGCTATTCTGGCTTTCCGCATGGAGCGGGAGAAATACAGCAAACTGATTTACATCATACCGCAGCGTTTTGTATGGCGGCAACTGATGTATTATATTTTGTTTAAATCTATCCGCAGGGCGGTAAAAGGAGAGCTAAGCGGCTGGGGCAACCTGAAACGTACCGGTAACGTGAAACTAAAAGATTCTGTAACTTCTTGA
- a CDS encoding SUMF1/EgtB/PvdO family nonheme iron enzyme yields MRKHFTQTALVLLGVGALLSSCSKPVRSQKTGVVYNNKNNGGYMRFRKTHPTPGPGMIPIEGGTFVMGGSADQDVTYEYNNIPKRKTIASFYMDETEISNQDWLDYLHWISINFPNDRQLYYNATPDTLVWRRPLSYNEPYVDNYMRHPAYQDYPVVGVTWEQAQDYCEYRTSAANESILRETGKLASWKETSAQGGKGTDQAFNTDIYLNGQYPGKEGKNAMRNLNPNAKAGANGKATRAVRMEDGILLPAYRLPTEAEWEYAALGLAGNTQYENVEDGKMYPWNGMGVRSPKRRTRGMMLANFKRGEGDNMGVAGYLNDKADITAPVRSYEPNDFGLYNMAGNVNEWTGDTYRQTSFDDVEDFNPFRGNQFTNKRLANPEKGIYAKDKYGRPIKDPAKSNKKLSWDEFVAQQQGANGTSVVPPASGNPANPQAGTANPAIAGKPYNYDQRGFADTVNTSLYGVTTLVNDHSKVYKGGSWNDRAMWMNPATRRFMDQDDASAEVGFRCAMTMIGAAEINPSGKPHFRVKKPKDFKPQAKGR; encoded by the coding sequence ATGAGGAAACACTTTACGCAAACTGCTTTGGTATTATTGGGCGTGGGGGCTTTGTTAAGCAGCTGTAGTAAACCTGTCAGATCGCAAAAAACCGGTGTTGTTTATAACAATAAAAACAACGGTGGCTATATGCGTTTCCGGAAAACGCACCCAACGCCAGGCCCGGGCATGATTCCGATTGAGGGTGGTACCTTTGTAATGGGTGGCAGCGCCGATCAGGATGTTACCTACGAGTACAATAATATTCCAAAACGCAAAACCATTGCCTCGTTTTACATGGATGAAACAGAGATATCTAATCAGGACTGGCTGGATTATCTGCACTGGATCAGCATCAATTTCCCGAACGATCGCCAACTATACTACAATGCCACACCTGATACCCTGGTATGGCGCAGGCCGCTTTCGTACAACGAACCCTATGTAGATAATTACATGCGCCACCCGGCTTATCAAGATTATCCGGTAGTAGGTGTTACCTGGGAACAAGCGCAAGATTATTGTGAATACCGCACCAGCGCTGCCAACGAAAGTATTTTGCGTGAAACCGGCAAACTGGCCAGCTGGAAAGAAACTTCAGCTCAAGGTGGCAAAGGCACCGACCAAGCTTTCAATACCGACATTTACCTGAACGGCCAGTACCCTGGTAAAGAAGGTAAAAACGCCATGCGCAATTTAAACCCGAATGCCAAAGCCGGTGCTAACGGTAAAGCTACCCGGGCCGTACGTATGGAAGATGGTATTTTATTACCAGCCTATCGCTTACCTACAGAAGCGGAATGGGAATATGCAGCTTTAGGCTTAGCAGGAAATACCCAGTATGAAAACGTGGAAGACGGCAAAATGTACCCTTGGAACGGCATGGGTGTACGCTCGCCTAAGCGCAGAACCCGTGGTATGATGCTAGCCAACTTTAAACGTGGCGAAGGTGACAACATGGGTGTGGCTGGATACCTGAACGATAAAGCCGATATTACCGCACCAGTACGTTCATACGAACCTAATGATTTTGGCTTGTACAATATGGCAGGTAACGTTAACGAATGGACCGGCGATACTTACCGTCAGACATCCTTTGATGATGTAGAAGACTTTAACCCTTTCCGTGGTAACCAGTTTACCAACAAACGTTTGGCTAACCCAGAAAAAGGTATTTACGCTAAAGATAAATATGGTCGCCCAATTAAGGATCCGGCTAAATCGAACAAAAAGTTATCATGGGATGAGTTTGTTGCCCAGCAGCAAGGTGCTAACGGAACCAGTGTAGTCCCACCGGCATCTGGCAATCCGGCTAACCCTCAGGCTGGAACTGCTAATCCGGCTATTGCAGGCAAGCCTTATAACTATGATCAACGTGGCTTTGCGGATACGGTAAATACTAGTTTATATGGGGTAACTACTTTAGTAAACGACCATTCGAAAGTATATAAAGGCGGTTCATGGAATGACCGTGCTATGTGGATGAATCCGGCAACCCGCCGTTTCATGGACCAGGATGATGCCAGCGCTGAAGTAGGTTTCCGTTGTGCCATGACCATGATTGGTGCTGCCGAAATTAATCCAAGTGGAAAACCGCACTTCCGCGTAAAAAAACCGAAAGACTTTAAGCCACAAGCTAAAGGCAGATAA